One segment of Herbaspirillum hiltneri N3 DNA contains the following:
- a CDS encoding acetyl-CoA C-acyltransferase gives MNSMDDAVILGWGRSAVTPLGGALSQLQPHEIAAPVVQGILQRFGIPLTAVDAVIAGNAMGAGGNPARMLALAAGFADCIPALSVDSQCCAGLDAVALAHGMLAAGNADVVIAGGVEAWSRAPVRLHRPRHAGEAAIAYDSPAFAPDPARDPGMLQAAARHALTAGITREQQDAWAVQSHARAVAARAHIRDEIIAIGAATLDSYPRTLEQRHLTRMPVVAMSDDGSVDEASRQRHAVSRIAISPSADGAAFVVIATRDAARRLNLHPHFAWRAGVSVGGLPETPMLAAIDAAQAALARIASKIDDLWGVELHDAFAAQAIAFCDALALSPAQLNRHGGGLGRGHPIGASGAISLVRLLADMRHAAPDGAIGLATIAAAGGLGAAAVVERC, from the coding sequence ATGAATTCCATGGACGACGCCGTCATCCTCGGCTGGGGCCGCAGCGCGGTGACGCCGCTCGGCGGCGCGCTGTCGCAACTGCAACCGCATGAGATCGCCGCCCCCGTCGTGCAAGGCATCCTGCAACGCTTCGGTATTCCGTTGACCGCCGTCGACGCCGTGATCGCCGGCAACGCCATGGGTGCAGGCGGCAACCCGGCGCGCATGCTGGCACTGGCGGCCGGTTTCGCCGACTGCATTCCGGCCTTGTCGGTCGACAGCCAATGTTGCGCCGGACTCGACGCCGTCGCCCTCGCCCACGGCATGCTCGCCGCCGGCAACGCCGACGTCGTCATCGCGGGCGGCGTCGAGGCATGGAGCCGCGCGCCGGTCCGCCTGCATCGTCCGCGCCATGCGGGCGAAGCGGCGATCGCCTACGACAGTCCCGCCTTCGCTCCCGATCCGGCGCGCGACCCCGGCATGTTGCAGGCCGCTGCGCGCCATGCATTGACGGCCGGCATCACGCGCGAGCAGCAGGATGCATGGGCGGTCCAAAGCCATGCACGCGCCGTTGCCGCGCGCGCCCATATCCGGGATGAAATCATCGCCATCGGCGCGGCGACGCTGGACAGCTATCCGCGCACGCTCGAGCAGCGTCACCTGACGCGCATGCCGGTGGTGGCCATGTCCGATGACGGCAGCGTCGATGAAGCGAGCCGGCAACGCCATGCCGTCAGCCGCATCGCCATCTCGCCAAGCGCCGACGGCGCCGCCTTCGTCGTGATCGCGACGCGTGACGCCGCACGCCGGTTGAACCTGCACCCGCATTTCGCATGGCGAGCCGGCGTCAGTGTCGGCGGCCTGCCCGAAACGCCGATGCTGGCCGCCATCGATGCCGCGCAGGCGGCGCTGGCGCGCATCGCGAGCAAAATCGATGACCTGTGGGGAGTGGAATTGCACGATGCCTTCGCGGCGCAGGCAATCGCTTTCTGCGACGCACTGGCACTCTCGCCGGCGCAGCTCAATCGCCACGGCGGCGGACTCGGCCGCGGTCATCCCATCGGCGCATCGGGCGCAATCAGCCTGGTGAGATTGTTGGCGGACATGCGGCATGCAGCACCGGACGGCGCCATCGGCCTCGCGACGATTGCGGCGGCAGGCGGCCTCGGTGCTGCAGCCGTCGTCGAGCGTTGCTGA
- a CDS encoding energy-coupling factor transporter transmembrane component T family protein: MRSLYSTRRTWLHGVPAWLKLVALSLGGTVLMLTADVRGIAIAAAVVLALFASLGPAGWRQWRMLRGLLIVSALIAGFHWAMGNPAIGMVSALRIMAAAMLALMLTITTRFDDLLTVLETILWPLRRCGLPVGRIALAIGLTLRFAENFHAQWQRLDDAHRARTGRSGGLRLLAPLAIRALQTAERVADALAARLGG, translated from the coding sequence ATGCGCAGCCTCTACTCCACACGGCGAACCTGGCTGCACGGCGTACCGGCCTGGCTCAAACTGGTCGCGTTATCGCTCGGCGGCACCGTGCTGATGCTGACCGCCGACGTGCGCGGAATTGCGATCGCTGCGGCGGTGGTGCTGGCGCTGTTTGCCTCGCTCGGCCCGGCCGGCTGGCGCCAGTGGCGCATGCTGCGCGGACTGCTGATCGTGTCGGCGCTGATCGCCGGCTTCCACTGGGCGATGGGCAATCCCGCCATCGGCATGGTCAGCGCGCTGCGTATCATGGCCGCCGCCATGCTGGCATTGATGCTGACCATCACGACCCGTTTCGACGACTTGCTGACCGTGCTGGAAACCATCCTGTGGCCGTTGCGCCGCTGCGGCCTGCCGGTCGGGCGCATCGCCCTGGCAATCGGCCTGACGCTGCGTTTCGCCGAGAATTTCCATGCGCAATGGCAGCGTCTGGACGACGCCCATCGCGCACGCACCGGCCGCAGCGGCGGCCTGCGCCTGCTGGCCCCGCTGGCGATACGCGCGCTGCAGACTGCCGAGCGCGTAGCCGATGCACTCGCTGCGCGGCTCGGCGGTTAG
- a CDS encoding AMP-binding protein produces the protein MPRFDTVHAPLAHWAETTPHTAAIDDGVTRFDFAALAQQVAVRAAALRQSDSPAVCWVDDVPDASAQLLSFLAIIASGRTAAVSDPDWPTAVRAQILARIAAGVGAETALAEAVSSSPFYIGFTSGSSGLPKGFRRSHGSWTSSFDICLESFGAGAAATMLVPGRLSHSTFLFGALLGLWSGAGVRLQSRFAAGPALDTLSRGDAGAMVAVPSQLILMLELAQRRKLAAMPGVQLLMIGGAPWNRARTPELQQLFPQARIVEFYGASETSFIAWTDSDSNLPDHVVGRPFSNVEVRIDAAAPDTPGLIYVRSPMVFSDYVTLRDSDEQPALLRDGDWLSVRDVGHLDEFGRLHLLGRQQRMLLAQGKNLFPEEVESVLAAHPAVAAASVQGIPDAVRGVQVAALLKLSEPVSPETLSAWCRERLEPYKVPRRFYACSDWPLTPSGKTDHKQLAQQLGDPAMPALQAL, from the coding sequence ATGCCCCGGTTCGACACCGTCCACGCGCCATTGGCGCATTGGGCGGAGACAACGCCGCACACCGCGGCGATCGACGACGGCGTCACGCGTTTCGACTTCGCTGCGCTGGCGCAGCAGGTTGCAGTGCGTGCGGCGGCGTTGCGGCAATCCGATTCCCCCGCAGTTTGCTGGGTCGACGATGTGCCCGACGCATCGGCGCAACTGCTCAGTTTTCTCGCCATCATTGCCTCCGGCCGCACCGCCGCCGTCAGCGATCCCGACTGGCCGACTGCGGTGCGCGCACAAATTCTGGCGCGCATAGCCGCCGGTGTCGGCGCCGAAACCGCGCTCGCCGAAGCCGTCTCGTCCTCGCCGTTCTACATCGGTTTCACCTCCGGCAGCAGCGGCTTGCCCAAAGGTTTTCGCCGCAGCCATGGTTCGTGGACCAGCAGCTTCGACATTTGCCTGGAAAGCTTCGGCGCCGGCGCTGCCGCCACCATGCTGGTGCCGGGCCGGCTGTCGCATTCGACGTTTCTGTTCGGCGCGCTGCTGGGCTTGTGGAGCGGCGCAGGCGTGCGCCTGCAGTCGCGCTTCGCCGCAGGCCCCGCGCTTGACACGCTGTCCCGCGGCGATGCCGGCGCGATGGTGGCGGTGCCGAGCCAGCTGATCCTGATGCTGGAACTGGCGCAGCGGCGCAAGCTGGCGGCGATGCCCGGCGTGCAGTTGCTCATGATCGGCGGCGCGCCGTGGAACCGCGCCCGCACGCCGGAGCTGCAGCAACTGTTTCCGCAGGCGCGCATCGTCGAGTTCTACGGTGCCTCGGAAACCAGTTTCATCGCCTGGACCGACAGCGACAGCAACCTGCCCGACCACGTTGTCGGCCGCCCGTTCAGCAACGTCGAGGTGCGCATCGATGCGGCGGCGCCCGACACCCCAGGATTGATCTACGTACGCAGCCCGATGGTCTTCAGCGACTACGTCACGCTCAGGGACAGCGACGAACAGCCGGCGCTGCTGCGCGACGGCGACTGGTTGTCGGTGCGCGACGTCGGCCATCTCGATGAATTCGGCCGCCTGCATCTGCTGGGCCGGCAACAACGCATGCTGCTGGCGCAAGGCAAGAACCTTTTCCCCGAAGAGGTGGAAAGCGTACTGGCCGCCCACCCGGCCGTGGCGGCCGCCTCGGTGCAGGGAATCCCCGACGCCGTGCGCGGCGTGCAGGTGGCGGCACTGCTGAAACTCAGTGAACCTGTCAGCCCGGAAACGCTGAGCGCCTGGTGCCGCGAGCGACTCGAGCCCTACAAGGTCCCGCGCCGCTTCTACGCCTGCAGCGACTGGCCGCTGACGCCCAGCGGCAAGACCGATCACAAGCAACTGGCGCAGCAACTCGGCGATCCGGCCATGCCGGCGCTGCAAGCGCTATGA
- a CDS encoding biotin transporter BioY yields MKPTPAIPATMTSTRSLSYIALFAAVIAVFGLIPKIDLPFGVPITLQSLGIMLVGCLLGPKRAFYTVGLFLVAVALGLPLLSGGRGGIAVFVAPSAGFLLGWLIGAVVCGVSMRQFMKRMPDAKGKGLLVAAFLSSLIGGIVVMYLFGIIGLMLAAHLSATQATLAVLAFVPGDLVKCAVCAVLVQSVARGMPSWRLDRD; encoded by the coding sequence ATGAAGCCCACTCCTGCCATTCCCGCAACCATGACCTCTACCCGCTCACTTTCCTATATCGCCCTGTTCGCCGCCGTGATCGCGGTGTTCGGCCTGATCCCGAAAATCGACCTGCCGTTCGGCGTGCCGATCACGCTGCAATCGCTGGGCATCATGCTGGTCGGTTGCCTGCTCGGGCCGAAGCGCGCGTTCTACACCGTCGGCCTGTTCCTGGTGGCGGTGGCGCTGGGCTTGCCGCTGCTGTCGGGCGGACGCGGCGGCATCGCCGTGTTCGTGGCGCCGTCGGCCGGTTTCCTGCTGGGCTGGCTGATCGGCGCAGTTGTCTGCGGCGTGTCCATGCGCCAGTTCATGAAGCGCATGCCCGACGCCAAAGGCAAAGGTCTTCTGGTCGCCGCCTTCCTGTCGTCGCTGATCGGCGGCATCGTGGTCATGTACCTGTTCGGCATCATCGGCCTGATGCTGGCGGCGCACCTGAGCGCCACGCAAGCGACACTGGCGGTGCTGGCCTTCGTCCCCGGCGACCTGGTCAAGTGCGCGGTCTGCGCCGTGCTCGTGCAAAGCGTCGCACGCGGCATGCCTTCCTGGCGCCTGGACCGCGACTGA